A single genomic interval of Spirosoma taeanense harbors:
- a CDS encoding 3-keto-disaccharide hydrolase, with translation MKRLPIFLIAALLFAGTVARAQQNSQWTYLFDGKSAEPLRGYKMTSFPTEAWKIEDGALVAQTGVPNIDLVTKESYKNFELVFDWKVSVAGNGGVFFYVNEEADKQAGNGNSPNWLDNFEMQILDDINFNDKAPIRSAGSLYDLIIPTNKQLKPVGEYNQARLLVNNNHVEHWLNGRKVVEYEIGSPELNQLISNSKFKNNPKFAKSTDGLIMLQHHGQKIWLKDIKVRRL, from the coding sequence ATGAAACGGTTACCTATTTTCCTGATTGCCGCGTTACTGTTCGCAGGTACAGTTGCCCGTGCGCAGCAAAACTCCCAGTGGACATATTTATTCGACGGCAAATCGGCCGAGCCGTTGCGAGGCTACAAAATGACGTCGTTCCCGACCGAGGCCTGGAAGATTGAAGATGGCGCCCTAGTCGCGCAAACTGGAGTGCCCAATATCGATCTGGTGACCAAGGAAAGCTATAAGAATTTCGAACTGGTCTTCGACTGGAAAGTGTCGGTGGCAGGCAATGGGGGCGTGTTTTTCTATGTCAACGAAGAAGCTGATAAACAGGCTGGAAACGGTAATAGCCCGAACTGGCTGGACAATTTTGAGATGCAGATTCTGGACGATATCAACTTCAATGACAAAGCCCCCATTCGCTCGGCGGGTTCGCTCTATGATCTGATCATTCCAACTAATAAACAACTGAAGCCGGTAGGCGAGTATAACCAGGCCCGGTTACTTGTCAATAACAACCACGTCGAGCACTGGCTGAATGGCCGTAAAGTGGTTGAGTACGAAATAGGCTCTCCCGAACTGAATCAGTTAATCAGCAACAGCAAATTTAAGAACAACCCCAAATTTGCGAAGTCCACCGACGGGCTGATTATGCTTCAGCATCACGGCCAGAAAATCTGGTTGAAAGATATTAAAGTCAGACGGTTGTAA
- a CDS encoding threonine ammonia-lyase, with translation MLSLEIIREAHDRIRPYIHRTLVLTNQTINDRAGAELYFKCENFQKIGAFKARGGLNAVLQVAQNHEGTAITTHSSGNHAQAVAFAARQVGLPAYIVMPRTAPQVKKDAVRGYGAEVIECEPTLEAREAGVRAVMAQTGAVLVHPFDDDRVIAGQATAAKELIEDFGQGDQQPFDTILAPVGGGGLLSGTALITRYLSPTTRVIAGEPEGAADAILSFRSGQVERAPYIQTIADGLMTTLSERTLAIIRAHVTDILTVSDPEIIAAMRLVWERMKIIIEPSCAVPLAAVLKHPDQFAGQKIGIILTGGNVDLGKLPF, from the coding sequence ATGCTTTCTCTGGAGATTATTCGCGAGGCCCACGATCGTATCCGGCCCTATATTCACCGGACGCTGGTGCTGACCAACCAGACCATCAACGACCGCGCCGGGGCGGAGCTATATTTCAAGTGCGAGAACTTCCAGAAAATCGGCGCGTTCAAAGCGCGGGGTGGTCTGAACGCCGTGTTGCAGGTCGCTCAGAACCACGAAGGAACGGCCATTACGACCCACTCGTCGGGGAACCACGCGCAGGCCGTGGCGTTTGCCGCCCGGCAGGTTGGACTTCCGGCCTATATCGTCATGCCGCGCACAGCCCCGCAGGTCAAGAAAGACGCCGTTCGGGGTTACGGCGCGGAGGTGATCGAATGTGAGCCGACGCTGGAGGCCCGCGAAGCCGGGGTACGGGCAGTCATGGCACAGACCGGGGCCGTGCTGGTGCATCCATTCGACGACGACCGCGTCATTGCCGGACAGGCCACGGCTGCCAAAGAGCTGATCGAGGATTTCGGGCAGGGCGATCAGCAACCCTTCGACACGATTCTGGCGCCGGTGGGTGGGGGAGGGCTGCTCAGCGGTACGGCGCTGATAACCAGGTATCTGTCGCCCACCACGCGGGTCATTGCGGGTGAGCCGGAAGGCGCGGCCGATGCCATCCTGTCGTTCCGCAGTGGGCAGGTCGAACGCGCGCCCTATATCCAGACCATTGCCGATGGACTCATGACCACCCTCAGCGAACGCACGCTGGCTATTATCCGGGCGCACGTAACGGATATTCTGACCGTTTCTGATCCGGAGATCATCGCGGCCATGCGGCTGGTCTGGGAGCGGATGAAAATTATCATCGAGCCGTCCTGCGCGGTGCCGTTAGCCGCCGTGCTGAAGCATCCGGATCAATTCGCCGGACAGAAAATCGGGATCATCCTGACGGGCGGGAACGTGGACTTAGGAAAATTACCCTTTTGA
- a CDS encoding PQQ-dependent sugar dehydrogenase, whose translation MKALPFVVSAALATAMFACGSKKEDTNTASTSVETADTTLNLPPPNATKSAVHFSEVIGWPEGKMPKVPAGFTVTEFARDMASPRWIYVGPNGDIFVVEANTEPKGIKKEITSAVTGKSKSQRSEASANRITLFRDTNKDGKPDLRETFLAGLNQPFGMLVLDNRFYVANTDGIMQYPYQPGQTKITAPGKKILGLPAGGYNNHWTRNLLASPDGKKIYVSVGSASNVGEHGMENEERRANILEINPDGSGERIYASGLRNPVGMDWQPETKKLYAAINERDELGDELVPDYLTSVQEGAFYGWPYSYFGQHVDPRRKGERPDLVKKAIVPDVPLAAHSASLGLAFYDKTAFPAKYHNGAFIGQHGSWNRSNFSGYKVVFVPFENGKPGKPEDFLTGFIVGEDKEVYGRPVGVTVMPDGAMLVADDAAGRVWRVAASK comes from the coding sequence ATGAAAGCTTTACCGTTTGTTGTTTCGGCCGCACTCGCAACGGCCATGTTTGCCTGTGGCTCCAAGAAAGAAGACACGAACACAGCCAGCACTTCGGTCGAAACGGCCGATACCACGCTGAATCTGCCACCGCCCAATGCTACAAAGTCAGCAGTTCATTTCAGTGAGGTAATCGGCTGGCCCGAAGGCAAAATGCCAAAAGTCCCGGCTGGTTTTACAGTCACGGAGTTTGCCCGCGATATGGCCAGTCCCCGCTGGATTTACGTCGGGCCCAATGGCGACATCTTCGTCGTGGAAGCCAATACCGAGCCCAAGGGCATCAAGAAAGAGATTACGTCCGCCGTTACGGGCAAGAGTAAATCCCAGCGCAGCGAAGCCAGCGCGAACCGCATTACGTTGTTTCGCGACACCAACAAGGATGGCAAACCCGACCTGCGCGAAACATTCCTGGCGGGACTGAACCAGCCGTTCGGAATGCTGGTGCTCGATAACAGGTTTTACGTCGCCAATACCGACGGAATCATGCAGTACCCGTATCAGCCGGGTCAGACGAAAATCACCGCGCCGGGCAAGAAAATACTGGGTCTACCCGCCGGGGGCTACAATAACCACTGGACGCGTAATCTGCTAGCCAGTCCCGACGGAAAGAAGATTTATGTTTCGGTGGGATCGGCCAGTAACGTGGGCGAGCACGGTATGGAAAACGAAGAGCGTCGGGCTAACATTCTGGAGATTAATCCGGATGGCTCCGGCGAACGCATCTATGCCAGTGGTCTGCGTAACCCCGTGGGCATGGACTGGCAGCCCGAAACGAAAAAACTGTACGCAGCCATCAACGAGCGGGATGAACTGGGCGATGAACTCGTACCCGATTACCTGACGAGCGTTCAGGAAGGCGCGTTTTATGGCTGGCCGTATTCCTATTTTGGTCAGCATGTAGATCCCCGGCGGAAAGGTGAACGGCCGGATCTGGTTAAAAAAGCAATTGTGCCCGATGTGCCGCTGGCCGCGCACTCAGCCTCGCTGGGCCTGGCGTTCTACGACAAAACGGCATTCCCGGCTAAGTACCATAATGGCGCGTTCATCGGCCAGCACGGCTCCTGGAACCGTTCGAATTTTTCGGGTTATAAAGTTGTGTTCGTGCCCTTTGAGAATGGTAAACCCGGCAAGCCGGAGGATTTCCTGACGGGGTTCATTGTTGGCGAAGATAAGGAAGTCTACGGCCGGCCGGTAGGCGTAACGGTAATGCCGGACGGCGCTATGCTGGTCGCCGACGATGCCGCCGGGCGCGTCTGGCGGGTAGCTGCGAGCAAATAA
- a CDS encoding aldehyde dehydrogenase (NADP(+)) — MQATQAQLNMNFIGHEAVLGEGDSFQAFAPASHAYLSDEFTNVTVEQADQAVGKAVAAFAAYGKLHPGQRADFLDAIAAEIEALGDELIERAVLESGLPTGRITGERGRTTGQLRMFASLLREGSWVDARINPALPDRQPLPRPDLRRMLVPLGPVVVFGASNFPLAFSVAGGDTASALAAGCPVIVKAHPSHPGTSSLAGQAIIEAARKTGMPDGIFSLLHADNEVAQALVAHPDVKAVGFTGSRRGGLALLKVAQERPEPIPVYAEMSAVNPVVILPGGISDQAGTSVCEKVAAGLAASVTLGVGQFCTNPGLVFLLDSPLTESFLETVAEKIRASAPATMLNAGIHSAYKKGVQQIRVLPGVHVLAEAETEADDERTEGRSAVLTTTAPLFLSNTDLSQEIFGPSSLVVICQTEAELADCLQSLEGQLTATLFATPDELRQSSVDWVTLLQTKAGRVLFGGYPTGVEVCEAMTHGGPFPATSDSRTTSVGSGAILRFVRPVTYQSFPDALLPLALQNANPLGIWRNVDGNLTKESC; from the coding sequence ATGCAAGCTACTCAGGCTCAACTCAACATGAATTTCATCGGCCATGAGGCCGTTTTAGGCGAAGGCGACTCGTTTCAGGCGTTTGCGCCCGCCAGCCATGCCTATCTCTCCGACGAGTTTACTAACGTAACGGTCGAGCAGGCCGACCAGGCGGTCGGGAAGGCCGTAGCTGCGTTTGCGGCCTATGGCAAACTGCACCCCGGCCAGCGGGCCGACTTCCTGGACGCCATAGCGGCCGAAATCGAAGCGTTGGGCGACGAGCTCATTGAGCGGGCCGTCCTGGAAAGCGGGCTGCCAACGGGACGTATCACCGGCGAGCGCGGCCGGACTACGGGTCAGCTTCGGATGTTCGCCAGTCTCCTGCGCGAAGGCTCGTGGGTGGACGCCCGCATCAATCCAGCTCTCCCCGACCGGCAACCGCTGCCCCGTCCGGACCTGCGCCGGATGCTGGTGCCGCTGGGTCCGGTGGTCGTGTTCGGGGCCAGCAATTTCCCACTGGCATTTTCGGTAGCAGGGGGCGATACGGCCTCGGCGCTGGCGGCTGGCTGTCCGGTCATTGTCAAGGCGCATCCGTCGCATCCCGGTACGTCGTCGCTGGCGGGACAGGCTATTATTGAAGCCGCCCGGAAAACGGGCATGCCCGATGGCATTTTCTCGCTCCTGCACGCCGACAACGAAGTAGCGCAGGCATTGGTAGCCCATCCGGACGTAAAGGCCGTTGGCTTTACGGGCTCCCGGCGTGGTGGTCTTGCCCTGCTGAAAGTGGCGCAGGAACGGCCCGAACCGATTCCAGTCTATGCCGAGATGAGCGCGGTGAACCCGGTGGTGATTCTGCCGGGGGGCATCAGCGATCAGGCGGGTACGAGTGTATGCGAGAAAGTAGCCGCCGGACTGGCTGCGTCGGTAACGCTGGGCGTCGGGCAGTTCTGCACCAATCCCGGTCTGGTTTTCCTGCTCGACTCACCCCTGACGGAGAGCTTTCTGGAAACCGTAGCGGAGAAAATTCGGGCGTCGGCCCCGGCGACCATGCTCAACGCGGGTATTCACTCGGCCTATAAAAAAGGCGTCCAGCAGATTCGGGTCCTGCCCGGTGTTCACGTGCTGGCTGAAGCCGAAACCGAAGCCGACGACGAACGGACCGAAGGCCGGTCGGCGGTGCTGACGACAACGGCACCGCTGTTTCTGAGCAACACGGACCTGAGCCAGGAGATTTTTGGTCCTTCGTCGCTGGTGGTCATCTGCCAGACCGAAGCCGAACTCGCCGACTGCCTGCAATCGCTCGAAGGCCAGTTGACCGCGACGCTGTTTGCCACGCCCGACGAACTCCGGCAATCGTCGGTTGACTGGGTGACGCTGCTTCAGACCAAAGCGGGACGGGTGCTGTTTGGCGGCTACCCCACGGGCGTAGAAGTCTGCGAAGCCATGACCCATGGCGGCCCCTTCCCGGCTACGTCGGACAGCCGCACGACCTCCGTGGGTTCGGGTGCCATTCTGCGGTTCGTCCGGCCCGTTACGTATCAGAGCTTTCCGGACGCCCTCCTGCCACTAGCCCTCCAGAACGCCAACCCTCTGGGCATCTGGCGGAATGTAGATGGTAACTTGACGAAGGAGTCTTGCTGA
- a CDS encoding AAA family ATPase — MATTLDRFKVYNFRSIEESDWIEVSDNTCLVGTNEAGKTNLLIALWKLNPANAEPIVPLDDFPRHLYSRYKADKHSEDVFIAADFILDEKFQNDIAKQLGCDIEQIRRVLVRRMYKGSYYVTFPYSKIDSYSVDRLKEIITSFNDKLFNDEVFTKESADLQKTIKTFNTNLLDEIPENFFSKKEAEDIINATQTFIQQNFGKKKNLPEYFQTHLISHIQKFLEAFEGKPIETTKEIRERVIREIPKFVYYSDYGNLDSEIFLPRVIEDFERDDLSESARAKARTLDVLFKYVKLSPKEIYELGNDRKIVIQKMNYNNQIVSTEEQDLSEEEIREWADKKRERGILLRSAATQLTLSFKKWWLQGDYIFAFEADGHHFRINVSDKLRPEPIELEGRSRGLQWFFSFFLVFLVETKEGHSNTILLLDEPGLSLHPIAQFDLAKFFRKLSEDNQLIYTSHSPFLVDMDNLSNVKAVYVDTETGRTKISSNLRYNEADAAKSIYPVHAALGLTVSDTLLLGCLPVLVEGPSDQIYLSLIKRHLISIGELKNSKEIVFIPTGGVRGMAPVTKLVSSRDDSLPFVLLDSDKTGKDYLKQLINGRYRDEKDKVLEVSQFLSEGEFEIEDLMPPKSLISIIDRMYRSDQYFEDDYQKGLPIVNQIEAWAGKNNITLAEGWKVEVARVAQNRFEKIMEGVPAELKNSWVALFTKLVEGDKK; from the coding sequence ATGGCGACAACACTTGACAGGTTTAAAGTTTACAACTTTCGTTCAATCGAAGAAAGTGATTGGATTGAAGTATCCGACAATACATGTTTGGTTGGCACAAACGAAGCAGGTAAGACAAATTTGTTGATTGCACTTTGGAAACTTAATCCCGCAAACGCAGAACCTATCGTTCCTTTGGACGACTTCCCAAGGCACCTATACAGTCGTTATAAAGCAGATAAGCATAGTGAGGATGTCTTTATAGCAGCAGATTTTATTTTGGATGAGAAATTTCAAAATGATATTGCAAAACAGTTGGGTTGTGATATTGAGCAAATTAGGCGTGTGTTGGTACGAAGAATGTACAAAGGTTCGTATTACGTTACTTTCCCTTATTCAAAAATTGATTCATATTCAGTTGACCGACTGAAAGAAATTATTACTTCATTTAACGATAAACTTTTTAACGACGAAGTTTTTACTAAGGAGTCTGCTGACCTTCAAAAGACTATCAAAACATTTAATACTAACCTGCTTGACGAAATTCCAGAAAATTTTTTTTCAAAAAAAGAAGCAGAAGATATTATAAATGCCACCCAAACTTTTATTCAACAAAATTTTGGAAAGAAAAAAAATTTGCCAGAATACTTTCAGACCCATTTAATATCACATATCCAAAAGTTCCTTGAAGCGTTTGAAGGTAAGCCAATAGAGACAACCAAGGAAATTCGAGAAAGGGTAATTAGAGAGATTCCAAAATTCGTTTACTATTCTGATTATGGAAATCTTGACAGTGAAATTTTTCTACCTAGGGTAATAGAAGATTTTGAAAGAGACGATTTATCGGAATCTGCAAGAGCAAAAGCCAGGACGTTAGACGTATTGTTTAAGTACGTAAAGCTCTCACCAAAAGAAATTTACGAACTTGGCAACGATAGAAAAATTGTAATTCAGAAGATGAATTATAATAACCAGATAGTTAGTACAGAAGAGCAAGACCTTTCTGAAGAAGAAATTAGAGAATGGGCAGACAAGAAAAGAGAAAGAGGGATTTTGTTACGTTCTGCAGCTACACAGTTAACGTTAAGTTTTAAAAAGTGGTGGTTACAAGGAGATTACATTTTCGCATTTGAAGCTGACGGACACCATTTCAGAATAAACGTTTCGGACAAACTTAGACCAGAACCAATCGAATTAGAAGGACGAAGTAGAGGACTACAATGGTTCTTCAGTTTTTTTCTTGTATTCTTAGTAGAGACTAAAGAAGGACATAGCAACACTATTCTACTTTTAGACGAGCCTGGTTTATCATTGCATCCTATCGCTCAATTCGACTTGGCTAAATTTTTCAGAAAATTGTCTGAGGACAATCAGTTAATTTATACCTCTCATTCGCCTTTCCTTGTCGACATGGATAATCTAAGTAATGTCAAAGCTGTATATGTTGACACAGAAACAGGACGAACAAAAATTTCTTCCAACTTGAGGTATAATGAAGCAGATGCCGCAAAGTCAATTTATCCTGTTCACGCAGCACTTGGCTTGACTGTTTCAGATACGTTACTCTTAGGTTGCTTACCTGTACTCGTGGAAGGACCTAGTGACCAGATTTATTTAAGTCTAATTAAACGACATCTCATAAGCATTGGCGAACTTAAAAATTCAAAAGAGATAGTTTTTATTCCGACAGGTGGTGTTAGAGGAATGGCACCAGTAACAAAATTGGTTTCTTCAAGAGATGATTCCTTACCGTTCGTGTTATTAGACTCTGACAAAACAGGAAAGGACTATTTAAAACAACTTATAAATGGTAGGTATCGAGATGAGAAAGATAAAGTCTTAGAAGTTTCACAGTTTTTATCAGAAGGTGAGTTTGAAATTGAAGATTTGATGCCACCTAAGAGCCTAATCTCAATTATTGATAGAATGTATAGAAGTGACCAATATTTTGAAGATGATTATCAAAAAGGTTTGCCTATCGTAAATCAAATAGAAGCTTGGGCGGGTAAAAATAATATTACACTTGCCGAAGGCTGGAAAGTAGAAGTTGCAAGAGTTGCTCAGAATCGATTTGAAAAAATAATGGAAGGTGTGCCAGCCGAGCTTAAAAATTCTTGGGTTGCATTATTTACAAAGCTTGTTGAGGGAGACAAAAAATAA
- a CDS encoding DUF3471 domain-containing protein codes for MKSFLCLVGLIGLLTVSGVSYAQTTPASTPAADSTTLQSYVGTYTFNSGSPIQKFTVTTEKGELYGEADDFGKNRLVKQAGADTYKSTSSYGSIITFVRDAATRTITSLTLAAQGAELTAKKATP; via the coding sequence ATGAAATCATTCCTTTGTCTGGTCGGCCTGATTGGCCTGTTAACAGTTTCTGGCGTATCCTACGCGCAGACCACCCCTGCCTCAACGCCCGCAGCTGATTCTACTACCCTTCAGAGTTACGTTGGCACGTACACTTTCAACAGTGGCAGCCCCATTCAGAAATTCACCGTAACAACCGAGAAGGGCGAGTTGTACGGCGAGGCCGATGACTTTGGTAAGAACCGTCTGGTGAAGCAGGCCGGGGCCGATACGTATAAATCGACCAGCTCTTATGGCTCCATCATTACGTTCGTGCGCGATGCCGCTACCCGAACCATTACGAGTTTGACCCTGGCCGCGCAGGGCGCCGAGCTGACGGCGAAGAAAGCAACTCCATAA
- a CDS encoding IS5 family transposase (programmed frameshift): MRRYEITDQQWQQIAHLLPGKVGHVGRSAVDNRLFINAVIWIARSGAPWRDLPERFGPWNSVYQRFRRWAKAGVWKTVFDELQEPDLDWLMIDSTTVRAHQHAAGPKKSDPASECLGQSVGGWTTKIHAVVDALGNPMRLILSVGQRADITQAKGLLTGYETDAVLADRGYDANELIDWLTESHTQVVIPSKKNRLADRQIDENLYKERNQVERYFNKLKQYRRVATRYEKTAVSFAGFIYLSSALILLA, encoded by the exons ATGCGTCGCTACGAGATTACGGACCAACAATGGCAACAAATCGCCCACTTACTACCCGGCAAAGTCGGTCATGTGGGCCGTTCAGCCGTCGATAATAGACTATTTATCAATGCGGTAATCTGGATCGCCCGCTCGGGTGCCCCTTGGCGGGATTTACCCGAGCGGTTCGGGCCCTGGAACTCGGTCTACCAACGCTTTCGACGCTGGGCTAAAGCAGGTGTATGGAAAACTGTTTTTGACGAGTTGCAGGAACCGGACTTAGATTGGCTAATGATTGACTCCACGACGGTGCGGGCGCACCAGCATGCAGCTGGTC CAAAAAAAAGCGATCCTGCCAGCGAGTGCTTAGGTCAATCGGTGGGCGGCTGGACGACTAAGATTCATGCCGTTGTTGACGCCTTAGGCAATCCTATGCGGCTTATTCTCAGCGTCGGACAGCGAGCGGATATTACCCAGGCGAAGGGTTTATTGACTGGTTATGAAACAGATGCGGTGTTAGCGGACCGAGGCTATGATGCCAACGAATTGATTGATTGGTTAACAGAGTCCCATACGCAAGTGGTGATACCATCCAAAAAGAATCGACTGGCAGATCGACAGATTGACGAAAACTTGTACAAAGAGCGCAACCAAGTGGAACGCTATTTCAACAAGCTCAAGCAATACCGGCGGGTCGCTACTCGCTATGAGAAGACGGCCGTGAGTTTTGCTGGATTCATTTATCTGTCTTCGGCTTTGATTTTATTAGCTTGA
- a CDS encoding PIN domain-containing protein gives MTAFYFSPVAAELVTSLLLAAPNHLRQEPYFRFGQIKDDLDDNKFVDCAIAAGADWLVSDDRHILNLLQEKDRFPPVPICSFAEFKQLLNR, from the coding sequence ATGACGGCTTTCTACTTCAGTCCTGTCGCGGCCGAACTGGTCACCTCGCTATTGCTGGCCGCACCCAATCACCTTCGACAGGAGCCATATTTTCGGTTTGGGCAGATCAAAGATGACCTCGACGACAATAAGTTTGTGGATTGTGCCATTGCCGCCGGAGCTGACTGGCTGGTATCTGACGACCGCCATATTCTGAACCTGCTCCAGGAAAAAGATCGGTTTCCACCCGTGCCCATCTGTTCGTTTGCCGAGTTTAAGCAACTACTGAACCGGTAA
- a CDS encoding sugar phosphate isomerase/epimerase family protein translates to MTTNRRSFLKQAAGSLAGMAVLPSAFAEVSKKKMFFDISLAEWSLHKALFSKKITNLDFPAIARKEFDISIVEYVNQFFKDKAQDKTYLNDLLTRCKDNGITNHLIMIDGEGELGATDAPERMKAVENHHRWVECAKYLGCKTIRVNAAGKGTAEEVSQAAVEGLSKLGEFAKTMNINVIVENHGGYSSNGQWLSGVMKQVNMKNVGTLPDFGNFCIKRGSGGTCAEEYDRYQGTAELMPFAKGVSAKTYTFDENGNCVETDYNRILKIVKESGFKGIAGIEYEGNKLDEYEGIRQTKALLQRVGIAV, encoded by the coding sequence ATGACCACCAATCGCCGTTCGTTTCTGAAGCAGGCCGCCGGGTCACTGGCCGGTATGGCCGTGCTGCCCAGCGCCTTTGCCGAAGTCAGTAAGAAAAAAATGTTCTTCGACATATCGCTGGCCGAGTGGTCTCTGCACAAAGCCTTATTTTCTAAGAAGATTACGAACCTGGATTTTCCGGCCATCGCCCGCAAGGAATTCGACATCAGCATCGTTGAATACGTCAACCAGTTCTTTAAGGACAAAGCGCAGGATAAAACCTACCTCAACGATCTGCTGACGCGCTGCAAGGATAATGGCATCACCAACCACCTGATCATGATCGACGGCGAAGGCGAACTGGGCGCGACCGATGCCCCCGAACGTATGAAGGCGGTTGAGAACCATCACCGCTGGGTGGAATGCGCCAAGTATCTGGGCTGCAAAACCATTCGGGTCAACGCAGCCGGGAAAGGCACCGCCGAAGAGGTCAGCCAGGCGGCCGTTGAGGGACTGAGCAAGCTGGGTGAATTTGCCAAAACAATGAACATCAACGTCATCGTCGAAAACCACGGCGGCTACTCCTCCAACGGACAGTGGCTGTCGGGCGTCATGAAGCAGGTGAACATGAAAAACGTGGGAACGCTGCCCGACTTCGGCAACTTCTGTATCAAGCGGGGTTCGGGTGGTACCTGCGCCGAGGAATACGACCGCTATCAGGGTACGGCCGAGCTGATGCCGTTTGCGAAAGGCGTATCGGCCAAGACCTATACGTTCGATGAAAACGGCAACTGCGTCGAAACGGATTATAACCGCATCCTGAAGATTGTGAAAGAAAGCGGCTTTAAAGGCATCGCCGGTATCGAGTACGAAGGCAATAAACTGGATGAATACGAAGGCATCCGCCAGACCAAAGCCCTGCTCCAGCGCGTGGGGATAGCGGTTTAA
- a CDS encoding GNAT family N-acetyltransferase codes for MPDIRTITPEETYTLRHTVLWPDKPLDYVRIDNDAKGYHYGAFLDDKLVAVISLFVDGETARFRKFATRPDRQRQGLGTALLNHVIAEARRLGARSIWCDARLDATDFYRRSGMEAVSEVFYKGTIPYARFSLTL; via the coding sequence ATGCCTGATATCCGAACCATTACGCCCGAAGAAACCTATACGCTCCGCCATACGGTTCTGTGGCCCGACAAGCCGCTGGATTATGTCAGGATTGACAATGATGCCAAAGGCTACCATTACGGTGCGTTTCTGGATGACAAGCTAGTCGCCGTAATCTCCCTGTTTGTGGATGGCGAAACGGCACGCTTTCGGAAATTCGCGACCCGCCCCGACCGCCAGCGGCAGGGCCTTGGAACGGCCTTGCTGAATCATGTCATCGCCGAAGCGCGTCGACTGGGTGCCCGGTCGATCTGGTGCGACGCCCGACTCGACGCGACCGACTTTTACCGGCGATCCGGTATGGAGGCCGTTAGCGAGGTGTTTTACAAAGGAACGATACCATATGCCCGATTTTCGTTAACGTTGTAA